A region of the Flavobacteriaceae bacterium MAR_2010_188 genome:
AGGGATTGCACCATTGACTACAGGACTTGGAGAAATTTACCAATATGTGATTACCACCAAACCTGGATATGAAGACAAATATACGGCCACAGAATTAAAAACAATTCAAGATTGGGTCATTAAACGCCAACTTTTGGGGACGAAAGGGGTTGCAGACGTTAGCAGTTTTGGGGGCTATTTAAAGCAATACGAAATCGCAGTTCGTCCAGAACGATTGAATGGAATGGGTGTTTCCATTTCCGACCTGTTCGAAGCACTCGAAAATAATAATCAAAATACAGGTGGTGCTTACATTGAAAAGAACGACAAGGCATTATTTATTAGAAGCGAAGGTCTCGTTGGCTCTATTGAGGATATCAACAATATACTTGTCAAGCAGACAGAGAGCGGAATCCCTATTTTGATAAGCGATGTTGCAACTGTACAAACAGGAAAAGCAATCCGTTATGGAGCAACCACCCGAAATGGCGAAGGCGAAGTGGTCAGTGCGATTGTAATGATGTTGAAAGGCGCAAATTCCGCCAAAGTAATAAATGATGTAAAAGATAGAATTGAAACCATCAGCAAAACCTTGCCCGAAGGTGTGGTTATCGAACCCTTTCTAGATAGAACAAAATTGGTAGACAACGCCATTGGGACAGTGACCACCAATCTTGTGGAAGGAGCACTCATTGTAATTTTTATTTTACTATTGTTATTGGGCAATTGGCGTGCTGGTTTGATTACCGCTTCCGTTATTCCATTGGCATTGTTATTTGCGTTTAGTATGATGCATTTGTTCGGTGTTTCTGCAAACCTGATGAGCTTGGGTGCTATCGATTTCGGATTGATTGTAGATGGTGCAGTTATTATTGTGGAAGCGACCTTATTTCATTTGGGTGCTTTAAAACTTTCCAGAAAACTGACCCAAGCTGAAATGGATGAAGAAGTCTATCAATCTGCCAGTAAAATCAGAAATTCAGCAGCTTTTGGCGAAATCATCATCCTAATAGTGTATCTACCAATTTTAGCTTTGGTAGGCACGGAAGGAAAAATGTTTGGACCAATGGCGCAAACGGTGAGTTTCGCCATCTTGGGTGCGTTTCTATTATCGTTGACATACATTCCTATGATGTCGGCACTCGTCTTGAGTAAGAAAACGGAGCATAAACGGAATATTTCCGACAAGATAATGGACTTCTTTTACCGTATTTACGAGCCTATAATTCATTGGGCGATGCGGACAAGAGTGTTAGTGGTTGGTGCTACCATTGCGTTTTTTGTTATCGCGTTTTTGGTGTTTCAAAGTTTGGGTGGCGAATTTATCCCAACGCTTGAAGAAGGAGATTTTGCAGTGGAAACAAGGGTGATTACGGGAAGTTCACTTTCAAATACGATTAAAGCGACTACCAAAGCTGAAAAAATTCTATTGGATAATTTTCCAGAGGTGGAGCAGGTAGTGTCAAAAATTGGTTCAGGCGAAATTCCAACAGACCCGATGCCGATTGAAGCTGCCGATTTGATGATTATTCTTAAAGATAAATCAGAATGGGTTTCTGCTTCCAACAGGGAAGAATTGGCAAACAAAATGGCAGAAGCTCTTGAAGTGATTCCCGGTGTGACTTTCGGTTTTCAACAACCCATCCAAATGCGTTTTAATGAACTGATGACTGGTGTTCGTCAAGATGTCGCCATCAAGATTTATGGCGAAGATTTAAACCAACTTTCTACCTATGCAAGCCAGATCGGGAAATTGGCAGGAACGGTTGAAGGTGCGGTGGATGTGTATGTTGAAGAAGTTACAGGCGTACCACAAATAGTCATCAACTATAATCGTGGGCAGCTTGCAAAATATGGATTGGATATAAAATCGGTAAACAACACGATTCAAGCGGCATTTGCTGGGGCTTCAACAGGCTTGGTGTATGAAGGCGAAAAACAATTTGATTTGGTAGTTCGTTTGGAATCAAATAATCGAACAGACCTCCATGATGTACAGAATCTATACCTAAATGGCTCCAATGGCCAACAGATTCCATTGCAACAGGTCGCCACAGTTTCTATAAAAGATGGACCGTATCAAATTCAACGTGATGATACAAGACGACGTATTATTGTCGCTTTTAATGTTCGTAATCGTGATGTGGAAAGTGTTGTGGATGAAATAAGCACTAAAATCGATTCGCAAATCAATCTGGCTCCAGGCTATAATATTTCTTATGGAGGACAATTTGAAAATCTCGTGGAAGCTCGCGAGCGTTTGGCAATTGCAGTGCCCTTGGCATTATTGCTCATATTTATTTTGCTTTATTTTACTTTTGGTTCAATCAAGCAGGGTGTATTAATTTTTACAGCTATTCCTTTATCGGCAATCGGTGGAGTATTTTCCCTGTGGCTTCGTGATATGCCGTTCAGTATTTCCGCAGGAGTTGGGTTTATTGCATTATTTGGAGTAGCAGTATTAAATGGGATTGTGTTGATTGCGGAATTTAACCGACTTAAAAAAGACGGAATTTCAGATGTTTTCCAACGTATTTACCAAGGTACAAGAACCCGCTTACGTCCTGTAATTTTGACGGCTTCCGTAGCCTCTTTAGGATTTTTGCCAATGGCAATTTCTCAAACTTCAGGTGCAGAAGTGCAGCGACCTCTGGCAACGGTTGTAATTGGTGGTTTGATTACTGCAACCTTTTTGACGCTCGTGGTATTACCAATTCTCTATTATTATTCAGAAAAAAATTAAAGATGAAACCTAATAAAACAGCACTTGTTGTGTTGATGGCATTTCTCGGAAGTGTCTATTCGATAAACGCACAGACAACTTCAGAAGTCAAAGTCTATCAAAATATTGATGAAGTGATTGAAACAGCATTAAAGAACAATCCGAACATCAAAGTGTCGCGTTTGCAGACGGAACAACAACAGGCTTTGAAAGGCAGTAGTTTCGATTTACCAAAGACCGATTTTGATTTGGAATATGGCCAAACCAATAGCATTGCAGATAATGACACTCGTTTTAGCGTAAGCCAAAAGTTTGCGTTCCCGACACTTTATAGTAGCCAAAATAAATTGGCCAACACCCAAATACAGGCAAGTGAACTGAACGAAGCTGTTTTGAAAAATGAATTGATTGCCCAAGTAAAATCCACCTATTACCAACTGTGGTATCTCAAAAGCAAACAAAGGGTACTACAAAAGCAAGACAGCATTTATGAACGATTTGCCTATGCCGCCAACTTACGTTACAAAACAGGAGAAAGCAATGCATTAGAGCAAGCGACTGCAAATGTAGAGTTGGCTGATATACAAATTATGATTTTGGAAAACGCTTCTGCCCTTAAAAATCATCAACTCCAATTGCAGAATTTGATAAATTCGGATAGTTTGGTAGATATCAATGTAGAAAATTTGGAAGTAAAAACTGCAATGTTACCTGGGATTAAGGATTCGACGGCAATTGCAAACAATCCAACACTCGCCTTTTACCAAAAGCAAATAGAACTTGCCGAAAATGAAAAATCTGTGGCTGTTTCCAAAATGTTACCTGATATCACATTGGGTTATTTCAACCAATCCTTTATAGGCAATGGAGAAGCCGCAAACGGAACACCAACGGTTTTCGATTCTGGAGATAGGTTCACAGGCGTACAACTCGGTTTGACTATTCCCATCTGGTTCAAGCCACATACGGCAAAAATAAAAGCAGCAAAAATCCAAAAAATGGAGAATGAAGCACAATTGGAAGCCGTAAAAAACAAAACCCAAACCCACCTCGAAACTTTATGGGAAACGCTTCAAACAGAGCAAATCAATCTGGAATCGTACAGAAACAATGCTTTACCACAAGCGGAATTACTGTTGAAAAATTCGCAACGAGGCTTTCAGGAAGGAGAAGTTGGATATATTGAATACATCCAAGGACTGAACAGGGCATTGACCATTCAAGTGAAATACTTGGATTTTGTAAACAAGTACAACCAAACACTAATTCAAATTGAACAACTCATCGCAAATAATCAATAAAATGAAGAACATACACATAATAATAGTCTTTGTCGTCACTTTAATGGTAACAGGCTGCAAGGATAAAGCACAACCAATGGTTGAAGATGACCACCAAGGGGAAGAAAATCAAATTGAATTGACAGATGCCCAAATGGCACAGACCAACATTGTCATCGGTAAAGTTGAAAAACGAAAAATAGGTCACGAAATCACGGTCAATGGGATGATTGATGTGCCACCACAAGGTAATATTTCAGTGACAGTTCCTTATGGCGGATTTTTAAAATATACCGAAATGCTTCCGGGTAGTCGAATCAAAAAAGGTCAGGTCATTGCAAGGGTTGAAAATCCAGAGTTTATAGAGTTCCAAAGAGAGTATCTGGAGGCTTTGGCAAATAATGATTATTTAAAAGCAGATTTTGAACGCCAACAAACCTTGAATGATGAAAATGTCACGTCATCTAAAGTATTTCAAAAAGCAAAAAGTATGTATTTGACCAATCAGGCCATAATTAAATCACTTGAAAGCAAGCTACGTTTAATAGGCATCAATCCGTCAAGTGTGAAAAATGGGTCTATTTCAACGATTGTGAATGTGTATTCGCCCATTAACGGTGTGGTTCGGGAAGTTTACATAAACACAGGTAAATATTTCAATCCGCAGGATGTCCTTATGGATATTACAGATGCAACAGATTTACACGTGGAGCTTAAAGTTTACGAAGACGATATTCACTTACTTCGCAATGGACAACGGATCCGTTTTAGATTGGCAAACACACCTGAAGAATGGATGGAAGCCGAAGTATTCCTTATTGCCAATAACGTTCGTGATGATAGGTCCATTACGATTCACGGTCATTTACAAGACAAAAATGAAGAGTTGTTGCCAGGTATGTTTGTGAACGCAGCCATTGAAGTGGAAGCGCAAGAGCAATATGCGATTCCAGAAGAAGCCATTGTAAGATTTGAAGCGAAACAGTACATTTTTAAATCTCTTGGAAAACGAAAAGAAGGCGAAAACACAATGAACGATTTTGAAATGCTCGAAATCACCAAAGGAAATGAGGAAGAAGGTTTTGTAGCATTTGATTTTGTAAATGGAACACCAGATATTACTTCTATGGAAATTGTTTTAAAGGATGCCTTTACACTTTTGGCAAAAGCAAAAAATAGTGAAGAAGAAGGAGGAGGACACGGACATTAATTATATAAGATGGAAATAATAGAAAAATTTTTAGAGGACAAAAAGGTTCGCCCAACGGCAATGCGCATGCTAATATACAAGTATATGGCACAAAAGGAAATAGCGGTCGCCCTGACCGATATAGAAAATGCTTTCACAAAAGCAGACAGGACTACCTTGTACAGAACCCTTAAAACTTTTGAGGAAAATAGTATCGTGCATCAAATTGATGACGGCACGGGAATTTCAAAATATGCCCTTTGCGCAGAAGGTTGCAATTGTGAGATAGAACAGGATTTGCACCTTCATTTTCACTGCTCAAACTGCAACGAAACGGTGTGTTTAACGGAGCACAAAATCCCTCATATCAATCTTCCAGAAGGTTACTTGGCAGAGGATGTGAATTTGGTAGTAAAAGGAATATGCGAAAAATGTAATGGCGAATAAATGCACTTCCATTGCATCATATAATTTAAGAACTTGCACTTATGCGAAAGAAAAAAATAAACCTTCGGGATTTAGACCCAAAAGAACAACAAAGAGAAGATTCGGATTCGGACGGCCACAATCACAGCAATCCTGAAAAACTGGGTAATTTCAGAAAATATTTACCTGCAATTTTCAGTTTTGTAATGCTCATTGCCGGGATTGCCTTTGATTATTTTGAAACCTTTCCACAATTTTCTGGCTGGATTCGCATCGTATGGTATTTGGTGGCATATCTTCCAGTAGGTTTTCCTGTAATAAAAGAAGGCTGGAACAGCATTAAAAATGGCGATTTCTTTACTGAATTTCTTTTGATGTCCCTTGCTACCATCGGAGCATTCGCCATTGGCGAATATCCCGAAGGTGTTGCAGTAATGCTATTTTATGCCGTGGGAGAACTGTTCCAGAATGCAGCAGTCAATCGAGCTAAAAGCAATATCAAAGCCTTGCTCGATGTACGACCAAATGAAGCTTTGGTGTATCGAAATAACGATTACATATCCGTAAGTCCAGAAACGGTTGCAATTGGCGAGAAAGTGCAAGTTCGTGTAGGCGAAAAAATTCCGCTCGATGGCGTATTGCTATCGGAAAAAGGCTCATTCAATACAGCAGCTTTAACGGGCGAAAGCAACCCCGATACCATTGCAAAAGGCGAAAAGGTTTTTGCAGGAAGTATCAATCTGGATGGCGTTATTGAAATTGAGACCACCAAAGAATTCAAGGACAGTTCCATTGCCCGAATTCTCGATATGGTGCAGAATGCAACAGCTCGTAAATCAAAAACAGAATTGTTCATTAGAAAATTTGCAAGAATCTATACACCTATTGTGGTATTCTTGGCGATTGGATTGACGTTTTTGCCCTACTTTTTTGTAGATGATTACGTGTTTAGGGATTGGCTATATAGAGCATTGATATTCCTTGTGATTTCTTGCCCTTGTGCATTGGTTATTTCTGTTCCTTTGGGTTATTTTGGCGGATTGGGTGCAGCATCCCGAAACGGTATTCTGTTCAAGGGCGCATCTTTTCTCGATGCAATGACCAAAGTGAACACGGTCGTAATGGACAAAACCGGAACGGTTACCAAAGGGGTTTTCAAAATCAAGGAAATCAATTCCATCACATTCGAGGAAGCTGAGTTTATGAAATACCTGATGGCGATAGAAGAGCAATCTACCCATCCTATTGCAAAAGCGATTCTCGAATACAAAGCAGACGGTTCGGATTATGAAGCAACTAATGTTTCAGAGGTTGCCGGAAAAGGATTGAAAGGAACAGTCAACGGGAAGACGGTGTTGGTAGGCAACAAAGCTTTGATGACTTCAAACAACATAGAAGTTCCTTCGGAAACGGATGGTATTGTAGAATCAATCGTTATGGTATCTATTGATGGGAAATTTGCTGGCTATGTAACCATTGCAGATGAACTAAAGGATGATGCCCACCAAGCCATTAAACAAATTCGGGATGCAGGAATTTCCAAGATTATCATGCTATCAGGCGACAAGGACTCTATTACGCAACAAGTTGCAAAAGAGTTAAATATTGATTGGGCAAAAGGTGGATTACTACCTGAAGACAAGCTAAACGAAGTTGAAGAACTGAAGAAACAACCTGATACAAAAGTAGCATTTATTGGTGATGGCATCAATGATGCACCAGTTTTGGCAGCAAGTGGTGTAGGTATTGCGATGGGTGGTTTAGGAAGCGATGTCGCAATCGAAACTGCTGATGTTATCATACAGACAGATCAACCGAGTAAGATTGCAAGAGCGATTTAAATTGGTCGTTCAACTCGAAGTATCGTATGGCAAAATATTGGTTTGGCCTTCGGTGTAAAAGTAATAGTACTCATTCTGGGTGCAGGCGGTCTGGCAACAATGTGGGAAGCTGTCTTTGCCGATGTAGGCGTGGCGTTGCTAGCCATATTCAATGCGGTTAGGTTGCAGAAGATGAAGTGGAAATAAAATCCATTCAGCACATCCCTCTACATTCCGAAAAAAGCGTCATTACAGGCTAAGAGCTTCTCTACATAAATCTTGGACACAATCCCCAATTTCAGCTTTCCATTGCGTTAACTCTTCCCAGTCCCGATAGCTATCGGGACCGGGAAGGAACACTACATTTCCAAGCCAAAATTGAGAATTAAGTCCGCTTGCTTAAGATAGCAATTTTTCAACTCTATATTTCATATATTGGAGCAGTAGGAGGGATTAGAATTGAAAATTAAATTGTAAATTCAATGGGCAATAATTTTTGGTTTTACATTAATGAAATTGAAATCTAATTTACTCTTGTTGTCTTTTTGTTGATTAATTAAACTCTATTTGTATCACATCTGTACTACACGTCTCGCCTTAATCCCTGTGAATAGAAGGGTATGATATATTGTATCGGGAAGTAATCAATACAAAACAAAGATTTACTAAAAAGCATTATTATGGCCTCGATATAATGTCATATCAAATGGAATGGATTACAATGAGCGGTAACCTTGATCTGGATGCTTTCTAAAAAGAGATGCTCCTATTGAGCAGGGGCAGATACTAAATTGTTTTTTTGGCTATATTTAAATAGGTCAAAGAGCAGACTACCAAGATTTATAAGAATAATCCATTATTACCGTTAATGTCAATTTATCGAATAATTTTATGAAATCTTGTTTACTAGAAATGTTAATGTCATTTTTGCCCATTAACCCTAAATCTAGTGAATATGAAGTCTACGAAATTTTTTCCTGTCATTTGCCTGCTCGCTATAGCCCTGGCATTCTCGTCATGTAGTGATGATGATATTGACCCAACTGCCAAAATAAGTATAAATGAAGGGCCCGAACCTGGAGATATCGGAGGGGATTTTACCGGGAATGGAGGCAGCACAACAGATACATTTCAATGGCCCAATCAAAGTCCAACCGCTGACTATAATGCGGATATTACCGCTTCAAGTACGGGCACTTTCCAAATGATAATTAAAGATAACGACGGGATCGTGGTTCTAGACAGAAGTCTTACAGGGAACCAAGACGTCGATTCTTTTTCTGGTGTTACCTCTAGCGGAGCCCCTGGCACGTGGTCGGTAACTATTTCAGTTCAAAATTTTATTGGAGATGGAAGCTTCTCTATTAGCGAGGGTAACTAATTATAGCGCTCGATATTAATTTTAAAGTCATTCCGTTTTCAATGTCATTTTGATTGATGCTGTTCTTTAAGTCTCACTTTACCGATTGTTTTGGTAAGATCTTGTTTTCAAGAAATAATATTGATAATATTGGCTTATAACCCTAAATTTAGTAAACATGAAGTCTAAGAAATTCTTTTCTGTCATTACCCCAATGGCTATTACTATAAAATACAATATAAAATCAGTACATCGATTACTATGCTGTGGTCTTTTATTGTTAGGCCTCATCATATTTGTAAGCTGTTCCAAAGATGATGTCTCTACACAGAAAATAGGAAGTCTGGCAGTCAGTGCAAAGACTAATATAAACAACTCTACAAGCCGCATTTCTAGCAATAGGATGAACAGCAGCGATGTTGTTATCACAGATTTTCGCTTGAACCTTATTGAGTTTGAACTGGAAATTGATTATGAAGGTTCCAACGACGAGGACGATGATGAAGACGATATTGACAATGATAATGAAGAAGTCGATAATGACGAAGATGACAATGACCAGGATTGGGATGATGATGGAGATTACGATTATGAAGATGAAATAGAATTAGAAGGCCCCTTTGAGTTGGACCTAATGTCAGGTGAAATAACATTTATCGATATCGATATGCC
Encoded here:
- a CDS encoding membrane fusion protein, cobalt-zinc-cadmium efflux system → MKNIHIIIVFVVTLMVTGCKDKAQPMVEDDHQGEENQIELTDAQMAQTNIVIGKVEKRKIGHEITVNGMIDVPPQGNISVTVPYGGFLKYTEMLPGSRIKKGQVIARVENPEFIEFQREYLEALANNDYLKADFERQQTLNDENVTSSKVFQKAKSMYLTNQAIIKSLESKLRLIGINPSSVKNGSISTIVNVYSPINGVVREVYINTGKYFNPQDVLMDITDATDLHVELKVYEDDIHLLRNGQRIRFRLANTPEEWMEAEVFLIANNVRDDRSITIHGHLQDKNEELLPGMFVNAAIEVEAQEQYAIPEEAIVRFEAKQYIFKSLGKRKEGENTMNDFEMLEITKGNEEEGFVAFDFVNGTPDITSMEIVLKDAFTLLAKAKNSEEEGGGHGH
- a CDS encoding Fur family transcriptional regulator, ferric uptake regulator, which produces MEIIEKFLEDKKVRPTAMRMLIYKYMAQKEIAVALTDIENAFTKADRTTLYRTLKTFEENSIVHQIDDGTGISKYALCAEGCNCEIEQDLHLHFHCSNCNETVCLTEHKIPHINLPEGYLAEDVNLVVKGICEKCNGE